The Nicotiana sylvestris chromosome 6, ASM39365v2, whole genome shotgun sequence genomic sequence tgctttatgaaaatttctctatttTTTCTCTATTACTTTGGTGGTAAGAAAATGAGCTCAAAAagatactccctccggtccacaataattgaccaatttactttttttattttggtccaaaataactgtccatttatataatcaagaaaaaaattcaatttgtttttcaaaaaactcTTATGTATGTATCCTtaaaaagtcatttactcctcacatttgagaagagaaATAAGTGCTACTATAACTATGGTGCAACATATAATGAAGGCTAGTTTAGTCAAACTAACTATTTTCGTctaaaatttagtattttcttaatagATGTGTCCAAAACAAATTAGTTAATTATCGTGGACTAGAGGGAGTAGTGGAAATTGACCACGTACATATCGTGCGAGAAACTTTTACTGGTATCACTAGACTATAAATCTTGACAGTTATTAACTAGAGATTAGAGATTCAAATGACAGCAAAGAGGGTGTTTTTTTTTTCctccttttaattttttttaataatcggCATAAAAAGTAAAAGGAGGAAAGACAAAATGAGGATAATGAGATTGGAACTATGTACCTAGATTTGGAGGACGGTTAGTAATTTTCCGAAGAGTACGGTGTGATGGATAAAATTCTACCATACTTAATCAGATGTTAATCAGATATTTCGGTTTGAGTCTTAAGAATGGATAAACAAAATAAATCGGTATAGTAAATTTTCAATACCAAATgattaaactaaaaaaatatatatcgTCTAATACATTTGGGATCATTTTTAGTGTAATCTCAAACATAAAGGATTATTTtaagcttttctctttttcaGAATTGGGTTCGTATGTCTTTTGAGATGAAAAATTGTTTTACCTACCAAAGAAATTGGAAGAAAGAGACACAAACCGAAAATGGGAAATTAGAATGTAACCATGGAATAAGTGCCCGTTTGGCCATTATAAAAATTTACTTTTCGGAATCAGTGTTTGGCCAtagaaatttttgaaaatttgaaaaactccaaaaagctatttgtcaaaattttcacttcaaatcactcacaaaaatttaaaaacagcTTCATCttgtattcatgtccaaacacaactataattttcaaataccatttttatttaaaaaaaaaaattcactgtTTTCTGGAATTTCACAGTTCTtgtgtccaaacgcccactaaataAGTTATCTCGAGTTATTGTAAATCACCAGCTTTGTTCCAGTTCCACCAAAAGTTTCTGATAACATATGTCACAATGACTAAAGGAAGAGAAAGTGTTTTTGGTTGAAACAAGATCACTTCCACTTCTCAAATTTTGAAGGGTTAATTGgcaattgaaaaataaaatagtcCTGGGCAAAATGAGAGCAAAATCTTGAGGTACTGACAACATTGAGGACTACTTAATAACTATATACTTAGcagaggtctcgggttcgagccCTGGGTATGGAGTCACCTTTGTTAGGAAGCATTTTACCCCTAATATGGGACTTCCCGACACGAATCCGGATTTAGTCGGGCCCCAATGCAGGTACCAGACACCGGATGGggaaccaaaaaaaaataaaaaaaattaataactaTATACCTGGGATGAAACAGATGGGATCCAATTCTTCATTTAAGTAGATTGTAGCACAATACAAGAAGTCTCCTTCAGTACAAAAAACAATACAAATAATATAGACTTGCCGCTTACGTATATGGCTCAGTTTCTTAATTGCTATTCCAACAGAGGAAGCCACAATTGTTACAACTTACAAAACTTTGAGAATCCCCTACAACAAAATATATGAAGTGCTGCAACATTACAAAGTTTGCAGCAAAGATGATACTTGAATATCACATGGCAAACTGAGAATCTCTATCACTCTGAGAGGAATTACTTCTACCAATGTGAGGATAGCTCAGTCACAAAATTTTGGGGGAAAATGGAAGTAAATTAAGAACAAAATTATACACCCGGGTGCTCAAGTAAACTTAATTGAGAAACCATAATCAGTGGTTGATACTTTCACTGGGCCAAAATCATCAAAGTCTGAGTCAGAGTTAAAATCCCTATAATCACCTAATTCATCAGGTGAATCTTCATCTGCGCCACTATGTTTGGAGGGAATCCTCAGTTCAGACGATGGGACAGGCAAAGGATCTTCATTCAGATACTTGTCATGTAGTAATTCCATTGCCGTAGCTCTACCAGCCGGGTCAAAACATAGCAACTTTTTTACGAGCAGAATTTCGTCAGTTGACCTGTTGGATAGACATGCTTCTAAGCCAATTGGATTATCCACTTTACCAAATGAAATTATTTTGTAATCAGGAAGATTTGCGCAACCAGGCCAAACTTCTTCAGATAAGTTTCCAAGAACGCTAAATATTCTGCCGAGTTGATCAATGTCTGAATTTCCAGGAAAAAGTGGTTCCAGACGCAAAACCTCCGCAAAAATACAACCTAGTGACCACAAATCAATCTCTGGTCCATAATTTGTGGATCCGTAAAGTAGCTCAGGTGCCTTATACCAACGAGTTCCGACGCAGGAGGTAAGGGGAGGAAAACAATCATGTTCATCATCTTCAACATCGTAGGAATATGTGCCTGGTAAGAGATCTTCCTCAACATTACTCATGGTGCCTGTAGCTAGACAGGAAGTGTCTCCATCTTGAATATTACTATCTTTATCAATGTCATCCAAGAACCTGGATCTCAGCTCATCCGACTCTCCAAGGCGTTCAGGTTGAACAACAGACCCTGGCTCTTCAATAAATAGACCTCCTTCAGAAGACACATCtgatatgtgcttgaaatgtgatGGACCAGCCACAGTTGCCTGATCGGGATTGCTCTGTACGTATGGCTGTTGATTGTCATTAGCAGCTACAAACCCGGGGGCCAGTAGTATCCTAGCCTGTGTGGAACAAGAAGAGGCAAAGTCATGTATTGAGAAGGAAAAGAACATTAATCAGAAGTAGACTTGAATAGAGTTCAGGTATCCAAGGATGTTCCATCACACGAACAAAAGCACTATGGATATCCTGAAGAAGACTCTGTGCTTAACAAAGGTTATGTATATAGAACAGAGGGGATCTAACGCGACTACTGTGGGTTCAATTAACTATTTCTTTTGCCTCGACCTATACACATGCAAACAGCAACAACTACTACGAGCAGTCCAAACAAGCTGAGTTCTGCTATATGAATTCTCAATGACCATGTTTCTCCATTTAAACTCATCTCAAGCCAAAGTTATACCAATAAGTTCTCTATATTTCTACTAACATATAAATCTCTGACATGGCTAAAAGACTCCTAGAAAGCATAAGAAATAAAAAAACGTACTAATATGACTAAAACATATACCCAACTAATAGGTATCACTTCTACAGattattttctttcattataTCCTATCTTGCGCTAAGTCTGCATGAATTCcgcaatatttaaaaaaaatatcaaaatgtataaataaatatataataaaatcACACTCATTAGTCGGAAACATCCTCTCTACCTCCACAAGGTAGGGATAATGTCTACGTACATCTATTACACtgggtttattgttgttgttgttgtacactCATTCTAAACTCACTCACTCTATATCCTGGGATTTGCCTTCGTATAGAGCTACTAACTCGAACAGGGAGCTTAGTGAATGGATACCTCAGAGGATAATATCTTCTAGAGTTCTAGTATAAGATCCTTGCAAAAAGCAATGTTGCGTGAACTCTCCAAAATGCTACTGCACTAtgtcggatccttcaaaaatgcactacttttggacGATATTTTCGGAGACTCCGAGCAACATAGGTATAAAGTGGTCTTTAAATGAGTTCTAATCGCCCAGCCGACTGCACCTGTTGCTAAGCTGTAATTCTCTTATGAATTGCAATCAAAATTCTACTAGTAATAACTAATAAACGATGAAAATTTGACGAGGAACACATATTAAAGTTCACAACTTGACGAGTTCTGTATATGTGGTGAAAGACTATTTTGTAAGCTCAAATGAATCAGAAATATCGAATCGAAATCGAAAATTTTGATATCTCGAAAAAAGCAGAAAAACTGAGAACCTGGCCAAAATCAGCTAACTTGAGGACTCCAttatcagaaatcaacaaattttCAGGCTTCAAATCTCTATGTACAATCGAATTCCTATGACAGGCATCAACTCCACATAAGATCTGGACCATCCACTTTTTAATCTCCCCAAGGCCCAATCCATTTTCCCAATTCTTCGCTTCTTTTATAAGAGAGCTCAAATCCGTAGGCAAATATTCCAATACGAGTACAGCATCTTCATCTTCTCTCCAAAAATACTCGTataaaacgacaacgtttggaCAGTGCTGAAGGATTTGTAAGGCTTCGATTTCTCGACAAGCTGATTGGTAATCGTGGATTTCTTTGAGGGCGACGATAACGGAGTCGGATCTCCGGCGAGCTTTGTAGACGTCGGAATATGCGCCGGCGCCGATTCGGTTGAAGATTTCGTATTTAGTTGTGATTTCTTTTCGGGTATGGATGCTCCAGCTCTTTTCGTGTGGAGGGTCCATTGTTAtggtattttctttttttctttcttttggtttgttttgaagaagaagaagaagaagcaaattgGCTATGTCACGTGAGCTGGAGATATTGCACGTGCATCGAAGTTAGACGAaacataaattttaaaaaatccaACTTTGACTTTTCTTTTTCCACTATAAAATTATTCAACTTTGATTGCTCATAGCACAATTAGGTTAGGCTAACCCTCCCCTGTTTCTCCGTATTACGGGCAACTTTTGTCATAACGAAGCTCcaactttcctttatttttaccTCCGAAATAGAGGATTAATAATGTTCCTCCAAATAGTGACACTATTCATCTCTTCCATTACTATTCAtgtatattttattatatttttattatttaactcttttaatttatctctttatatatacctaactgtatttatgtaatatctttataatattaattttacattttaactTTGacgtataattttgataaattaattttcgtgcatttattatttttatgtaaaattataagttaattttattataagttataattgtacAAAGAATATATAATCATCTAATAAAATGAATGgtgcaaatataaaatattagatgttgttaaaattgaaaggtgcgaatataaaatattagatgctgctaaaattgaaaagtgaaaattaaaaatacattAAATGAAAATATATCATGTATAATATttgcttacaaattatattatttaaaaatttatggtataaaataattttatattaaatTATATGTGATGactatataaaaaagaaaaaaagatagatTTCTTGAATAGAAATAAgagaataaaatttaaataaagataataatataatattgaagagagagaagaatataaaatgaaatatTCTTTTTTGGAGGAGAAAATGGAGGTAAGGGTTGGAGATGGCCTTAGGTAATGTCAATTAAATGCTTCTAATTGGAGTCGCTCGTAATAGACTAAGCATAAATATGGAAAATtattataattataataataataattattcttATTCTTATTAAACTTCAGAAAATTACAGCCAACGAGAAAATTTGAGCAACCTCACAATATACCTCATCCTGGTCATAATGGTCGGAGAAGGTAGTGTTATTTAAAAatatacttttatttatttatttcaagtCTGCAATTAGCGCAAAATCCTTAAATGAAGACAAAATCTAGCTAGCGTTTAGACATAGATTTGgttaaaacttgaaaaaaatgagtttttaaaaataagataaaaaatgattttgaaagatgaaattgtgtttggacatacaTTTTACTTGAAAAGAATTTAAAGTTTTGTAAGTAGAAAACTTCAAAGACTTCAAAAACTATTCTAGAGCAGTTTTTGGGATTTgaagattttattttcaaaatctttcaaaaataattaaaatatataaacaaacagatatttaaaaataaaatttgaaaaaaaactccTAAATTTTATCGCCGAACAGGACCCTAGATAGTAGCGTGAAACAATGTTGAATTGTGTGAATGGCCTTGTTTAACGTTAAAGTAATTAGAAAAGGAACACTAATATATGCTCATTTTAGCTCTACAATAAACAGTGATGGACGTAGGGTAGCGATAAGTCGAGTTTATCTAAACCCAATTTTTTAATGTGAAATATAAATTTATTTGTAAAAGTTCACTAAAATTGTCACAAATAGTAGGTCTGCACCCATATGTTGCACCCATAAATTTACAAATACAATGAGTTTAATTCTAAAAACTTTAAAGATTGAActcataaattttaaattttggacCCGTCTCTGACAATAATGAGGGAGAAGAAAATGATTATCCAAGGTGCTATTGCTTGTTCCACTTTGGCGTTTAGTTTCTTTTCATTCTTCTATTCAAACTGTTAGGCTATTAAAATCTGAGAATCAGAGCCTATTATTGGATAAAAGTGAGATACTTATTAGATATTGAACAATTAAGTAGAAGATAGGAATCAACATATGGTGGAGATTTTCAAATTGTGAATACATAGAGATCGGGACTTGGAGAGGTAGCCTACAGGCTAAGGGTGTATTGTGGGTCGGGCCCAGTCCGGGACCGCATGCAAACAGGTCAAACGGACCGGTTCAAACGGGCCGGTCTCTAGCGGTCCAAAAGGCCCACAGTGGGCCGGTCCTCACCAAAAAGCCCGCGAGCCCGGGACCGACGCCTGTCGGTTCCGGGCTCGCGGGCTTAGGCCAACGGTCAGAATTTTAAAATGTAGTCGTTGGCCTGTATTTTTAGCCGTTTGACactttcaaaaatagccatttggcccccaaactttgttttaacccaaactttttataattatattttttttcctattctcaactataaataccccctcatgctttcatttttactcacaaattcatcaacctctctctaattttcttctataattgcttactttattattgcaatttcgtgaaaaattgtgaagttggtgaattgaagtattcaagtcttcaacgatattcaattttcaagaagttgttcgtcaattcggtaaactcgttccaactcttaagttttaatattatagttttgtttgttttagttaGTATAATTATAGTTAATAtggacttttctttgaaaaaaatatttggtggtaagggtaagggaaaatctaaaattggtgaatgtagtcgccaagctactactcttccctcggctccccgacccagacctgttacccgtcctcttccacctgttattcttgatagtgataacccttgctttcaatttttc encodes the following:
- the LOC104248916 gene encoding cyclin-dependent kinase F-1 encodes the protein MDPPHEKSWSIHTRKEITTKYEIFNRIGAGAYSDVYKARRRSDSVIVALKEIHDYQSACREIEALQILQHCPNVVVLYEYFWREDEDAVLVLEYLPTDLSSLIKEAKNWENGLGLGEIKKWMVQILCGVDACHRNSIVHRDLKPENLLISDNGVLKLADFGQARILLAPGFVAANDNQQPYVQSNPDQATVAGPSHFKHISDVSSEGGLFIEEPGSVVQPERLGESDELRSRFLDDIDKDSNIQDGDTSCLATGTMSNVEEDLLPGTYSYDVEDDEHDCFPPLTSCVGTRWYKAPELLYGSTNYGPEIDLWSLGCIFAEVLRLEPLFPGNSDIDQLGRIFSVLGNLSEEVWPGCANLPDYKIISFGKVDNPIGLEACLSNRSTDEILLVKKLLCFDPAGRATAMELLHDKYLNEDPLPVPSSELRIPSKHSGADEDSPDELGDYRDFNSDSDFDDFGPVKVSTTDYGFSIKFT